The following nucleotide sequence is from Leopardus geoffroyi isolate Oge1 chromosome D4, O.geoffroyi_Oge1_pat1.0, whole genome shotgun sequence.
CTCATCCCGAACAACCCCCTGGGTCTCCTGCACTTGAGTGCATCTACCAGGAATGCTTGGGGGGAAATGATACTAGAAATTTCCCAAGGTCTGGAAAAGGTCATCCCCCACTGCCAAGGTTTCCCTGTTGGAGCTAAAGTCATCACCCCAACTTAGGCATTTAGGTCTAGACTTGGGTCTCCAGGCCCAGGCCAGAGCTCCAAGCCAGGCTCCTTGGAACATCCTGGCCACAAGCTCACTCACCTCAACTCTTCACTGCCCCCTCCAGGCAGTGTAGACAGGGGCAGTTCTCCAAAACCTAATGGGGCAGGAGGGTGCTTCACTGGGAATACCTATActgatgtttttcatttatttttgtttgggttttaaaaattacatatagagGTGGGCAACTTTAGATGACTTTACTGTGAAGTTAATGAACTTTAAGTTTCTAGGTACTCAGcaatgaataaatttctatttcttcacccTCCAAATCATATAAGCCTTACACCCACAAAACCCAGCTCTCTCCCTGATGGCACCATCTTTTCAGAGCTCAGGTCTCCAAAGGTCTTATCTGTCTTGGGTGGGAGAGCCCTCAGGTCCTCCCAGCAGGGCCCCAACCCTGGTGTTCTGGCCCAGTGATTCCTGAGTCCCCTGTCTTCAGCTCCTCCTCATCCAGGATCttcactttctctgcctctcccttcaaAAACCCCACCCTGGCCTGGCTCGGTGCCAGACGCAGGGGGACTTGCACCCAGTAAGACacctcctcccccaactcccaggcTGGTGGAGGTAAACATGTCAGGCCTGCCCATAACTGCAGGCCTTTTTGGTACTATACCAAAAGGGACAACAGGCTCACCAAAATTCTGACCAGCTCGGGGACTTGTATCTCCATGAGCTTGGTAAGCAAGGGTGCAGGATGTGGATTCCTGTCCCAGTCTTCTTGAGTACCTGGCCAGGTAATAAAAACTGCTTACGAAGGGAAACCTTAGGCTGTCAATCACTGTGCTTTGAGGGATCCTTAGCCCCACACTCctgagggttggggggaggggtccctctttctcttcatacCCCAGCACCACGGGGCAAAAGCCATACTCACCAAATTCGCAGGGGCCATCGCGCGCCTTGTGCAGGTGGCCCGGGTGCGCGCGGGGCGTGTACCGGGCGCGCAGGCGCAGCGCGCATACGCTGGGGTAGGAGCGGCCGTCGGAGCCGCAGACGGCGCCGCGCTGCGCGCACACGCAGACCCCGGTGCCCTCGGGCGCCGCCCCCGCGGCGCGGCTGGCGCACACCAAACCCGGGGCACAGCGCGCGCCGGCCCGCCCCCCGCAGCTCGCGCCCTCCGCGCCCAGGCAGCGCGCGCAGCAGCCGCACTCGTCGCGCGCCGCAATCGCGGGCGCGGGGCAGCGCGCGGGCGCCGGACAGTGCTCGGGCCGGCACGGACCGCACTCGGGGCGCCGGCCGCCGGCGGCGCGGAGTCCGAGGCCCGAGGccagcggcggcagcagcagaagcagcagcggGAAGAGCGAGGTGGAGCGCGGCATGGTCTGCTTCGGGACGGCACTGGCGCCTCTTCTTCGCGCTGCGCTGGGCTTCGTGCGCGCCGCGCAGCCACCCGGCCCGCCCCGCGGCCGCTGATTGGCCGGGGCTCCACCGCGGGGCGCCTCAGCCGGCTGCCCGGCCTGGGACCGGAGCGGAGGGGTGGGCTCCTGGCCGCCCCAATTCCGAGCTGGAGTGATGTCCTGAGACCTACTTTCCCAGACATGGTGGGTTCTTAGGGGAAGCAGACCACTCCAGGCGGGAACTTGCCCGAGCACGCTGTGGTAGCGCCCGGATTGGATGTACGGTCTCCAGATCCAAAGCTAGCTCCAACTATCATGTCCCTTAATCCTCCTAAGAGGATCAGGCTTGTGCAAACAATGGGGCATTGTTTaattgtcccccctccccccctctccccccgcatGCTACTAAAGTCACGGTATACTTCACAGTTAAAAATGACTTTGGTTGTGATGAGATATGGTCATCTATTTTGGGTTGACCTCGGACTTTCAAACTTTGCACAGCGTTTAACTGCACAAAACCTGCAGTTATTTAGCCAGTTTTCAATCCTTTTGTTACTACAAATGATGCTGTGATGAATGTCCTGGCTCACAAGCGTCAGCATATCTGTGGTTCGTGGGCAGTGCATGTTGGAAAGATATGGTAGCCCAGGTTTTTGTAGTCAGATATTTATTCATGTGGCCTCTGCTTGAAGCCAGGCTCTGTGTATTCTATCCCTGGCCCAGTTCTGGCAGGGGACCCAAACAGGACACCCTAGGGAGTCCTGATTGCTGGAGTTTGATGTGTGGCCAAGTGAAGACATTGGATGGAGGGAGGGACTTGCTGACCAAGCTGTATGGATGGCTCTTCCTGCCTTTACACCTTAATCCTCATTTGCCCTgtgcagtttttcctttttctgaactCTTAGAGATGGAGGGGCCTTTTGGATTGTTGTCCATTTTCCTATAAAACTGTCTGCAAGCCCATAGCCCAGTGAACTCTGGGTCCCAGAGTGCCAATTAACACTGTGGGCAACATCTGTGGGCCCCATGAGATTAtgggaaaaagaagagatgagTTCTCCTGGCAGGGAAGGGGGTTGAGGCCCCTCTGTTGTCTGGCAGGTAGTGAGTTCCTGAGTTCCTGTGGTGTGAATTTCTACCTTCTCTGCTCACAGCTGGCACACAGGGGAGGCTAGCTCATACTGCACTTAGGGGGGGATGCATGCATCCTCAGAAGCTGCTGAAGTGGGTGTGAATGTCCCAGTCTGAGGAGCTAAGGAGAGGAGTTAGGGTCAGCAGAGATTTCTCCACAAATGGGCCATAGACTTGTCAAGTGTAACAGTCAAGCCATTCATAGAAGGCCCTCTTCCAggctgagagaaaacaaaatccctgCCTCCAAGCCCCTGGTGGGCCAttccagagcagagagaggggtgggttTTCATGCATGGGAGAGGGGGTTATAGAGGAACAGATTTCAATTTGATACTGTGTAAGAGGGAGCatagccagatgtggagctcttTAAAGATGGAAATTTACATGCTGAGCAGCCAAGATATGATAGAGGATTTGCCCTCCTGCTGTACATAACTATAACACCTAGAAAAATTAATACAACAACTGTTTGCAGGTACTGGCCTTGAATGGGGATAGCTGGGTGGATTCAAATGAAACAGATGAAGTTGAGAATCTTGAGCCTTTGAGTTATTCtaagcccccccccctttttttttctgccagtggAAGCAGTTTGCCAATTGTGTCTGAGAAGATTCACTTTCCCTTGGTTAAGGACCCTGTGATGAAGTTACCCAGGGCTGTTACCTTGCAAGGCATACCCTTTCTCTTCAAGGCCTACCCCACCtggggtg
It contains:
- the IGFBPL1 gene encoding insulin-like growth factor-binding protein-like 1 isoform X2 — protein: MPRSTSLFPLLLLLLPPLASGLGLRAAGGRRPECGPCRPEHCPAPARCPAPAIAARDECGCCARCLGAEGASCGGRAGARCAPGLVCASRAAGAAPEGTGVCVCAQRGAVCGSDGRSYPSVCALRLRARYTPRAHPGHLHKARDGPCEFAPMVVIPPRSVHNVTGAQVYLSCEVRAVPTPVITWRKVTQSPEGTQVLEDLPGDHVNIAVQVRGGPSDHEATAWILINPLRKEDEGVYLCHSANAVGEAESHGTVTVMDLRS
- the IGFBPL1 gene encoding insulin-like growth factor-binding protein-like 1 isoform X1 → MPRSTSLFPLLLLLLPPLASGLGLRAAGGRRPECGPCRPEHCPAPARCPAPAIAARDECGCCARCLGAEGASCGGRAGARCAPGLVCASRAAGAAPEGTGVCVCAQRGAVCGSDGRSYPSVCALRLRARYTPRAHPGHLHKARDGPCEFAPMVVIPPRSVHNVTGAQVYLSCEVRAVPTPVITWRKVTQSPEGTQVLEDLPGDHVNIAVQVRGGPSDHEATAWILINPLRKEDEGVYLCHSANAVGEAESHGTVTVMDLSKYKVPRFPAPDDRM